In Micrococcales bacterium, the following are encoded in one genomic region:
- a CDS encoding PIN domain-containing protein — MAAQWESHPILMLDTNAVVEVLRRPRGQVAAHLSELLPGQAAISVVVLGELRYGVARAQAAGFGPRLEALAACMPVLPLDRGVAERYGAIRADLARRGTPIGMNDLWIAAHALSLGLALVTDNEKEIRRVPGLVVENWLRPKQVGT, encoded by the coding sequence ATGGCGGCACAATGGGAAAGCCATCCCATCTTGATGTTGGACACCAACGCCGTGGTCGAAGTGCTCAGGCGGCCGAGGGGACAAGTTGCGGCCCATTTGTCCGAATTGCTGCCCGGACAAGCAGCAATCAGTGTGGTCGTGCTTGGTGAGCTTCGCTACGGCGTTGCCAGGGCCCAGGCGGCCGGTTTTGGGCCGCGACTCGAAGCCTTGGCTGCTTGCATGCCGGTGTTGCCACTGGATCGCGGTGTCGCAGAGCGGTACGGCGCCATTCGCGCCGATCTAGCAAGGCGAGGCACGCCGATCGGCATGAACGACCTGTGGATTGCGGCCCACGCTCTTAGCCTGGGTTTGGCGCTTGTGACTGACAACGAAAAAGAGATTAGACGCGTGCCGGGTTTGGTGGTCGAAAACTGGCTCAGGCCCAAACAGGTCGGCACCTAG